In Labrus mixtus chromosome 3, fLabMix1.1, whole genome shotgun sequence, a single window of DNA contains:
- the LOC132968267 gene encoding prostaglandin G/H synthase 2-like, with protein sequence MNRLTLAAFLLALGFLVCEGNPCCSDPCQNRGVCTALGSDNYECDCTRTGFHGHNCTTPEFLTWLKISLKPYPNTVHYLLTHFKGFWNIINNISFLRDAIMRYVLTSRSHLIDSPPTFNSDYGYKSWEAYSNLSYYTRTLPPVPEDCPTPMGVVGKKDLPDAKLLAEKLLMRRQFIPDPQGTSLMFAFFAQHFSHQFFKSDMKKGPAFTLAEGHGVDLSHIYGDKLERQHKLRLFKDGKLKYQILDGEVYPPTVKEVGAEMHYPPHVPDSHRFAVGHEAFGLVPGLMMYATIWLREHNRVCDVLKEVHPDWDDERLFQTARLILIGETIKVVIEDYVQHLSGYHFKLKFDPELLFNQRFQYQNRISSEFNTLYHWHPLMPDTFNIEEKEYNYKQFVFNTSVVTEHGISNLVESFTKQVAGRVAGGRNVPGPIMYVAIKSIENSRQMRYQSLNAYRKRFSMKPYSSFEDMTGEKEMAAILEEMYGHVDAVELYPGLLVEKPRTNAIFGETMVEMGAPYSLKGLMGNPICSPEYWKPSTFGGTVGFEIVNTASLQRLVCNNVRGPCPVASFLVPDVKETGSTTINSSTSHSGSGDINPTVILKERTEF encoded by the exons ATGAACAGACTCACATTAGCGGCTTTCCTCTTGGCACTGGGGTTTCTTGTCTGCGAAG GTAACCCATGTTGCTCAGACCCATGCCAGAACAGGGGCGTTTGCACAGCTCTTGGCTCAGACAATTATGAGTGTGATTGTACGCGTACAGGATTTCATGGACACAACTGCACAACGC CTGAATTCCTCACATGGCTCAAAATCTCCCTGAAGCCATATCCAAACACTGTCCACTACCTTCTCACCCACTTCAAGGGTTTCTGgaacatcatcaacaacatctCATTTCTCCGGGATGCCATCATGAGATACGTGCTGACAT cCCGATCACACCTGATTGATAGTCCTCCAACTTTCAATTCAGATTATGGTTACAAAAGCTGGGAAGCCTATTCAAACCTTTCCTACTACACGCGCACCCTCCCCCCTGTACCTGAGGATTGCCCAACCCCGATGGGAGTAGTAG GTAAAAAAGATCTTCCGGATGCTAAGCTGTTGGCTGAGAAGCTTCTGATGAGGAGACAGTTTATCCCAGACCCACAAGGAACCAGCCTGATGTTTGCATTCTTCGCACAGCATTTCTCACACCAGTTCTTCAAATCTGATATGAAGAAAGGACCCGCTTTTACCCTCGCTGAAGGTCACGgg GTGGACCTCAGCCACATTTACGGAGACAAACTGGAGAGGCAACACAAGCTCAGACTCTTCAAGGATGGCAAGCTTAAATACCAG ATCCTGGATGGAGAAGTGTACCCCCCGACAGTAAAGGAAGTGGGCGCTGAAATGCACTACCCTCCTCATGTCCCTGACTCTCACCGCTTCGCTGTGGGCCACGAGGCTTTCGGCCTGGTCCCCGGTCTGATGATGTACGCCACCATCTGGCTACGGGAACACAACCGGGTGTGTGATGTGTTGAAGGAGGTCCACCCTGACTGGGACGACGAGAGGCTCTTTCAGACCGCACGGCTCATTCTGATCG GAGAGACCATCAAGGTCGTGATTGAGGACTACGTGCAGCACCTGAGCGGTTATCACTTCAAGCTCAAGTTTGACCCCGAGCTGCTGTTCAACCAGCGCTTCCAGTACCAGAACCGCATTTCATCCGAGTTCAATACCCTGTACCACTGGCACCCACTTATGCCTGACACTTTCAACATTGAAGAGAAAGAATACAACTACAAACAGTTCGTCTTCAACACGTCAGTTGTGACTGAGCATGGCATCAGCAACCTTGTGGAGTCGTTTACAAAGCAGGTCGCAGGACGG gttgccGGTGGCCGAAATGTCCCAGGACCTATCATGTATGTGGCCATTAAGTCTATTGAAAACAGCAGACAGATGCGCTACCAGTCTCTGAACGCCTACAGGAAGAGATTCTCCATGAAGCCATACAGCTCTTTTGAAGACATGACAG gagagaaagaaatggCTGCCATTCTTGAGGAGATGTACGGGCATGTCGACGCTGTGGAGCTTTACCCAGGTCTGCTGGTGGAGAAACCCAGGACCAACGCTATCTTCGGGGAAACCATGGTAGAGATGGGAGCACCTTACTCCCTCAAGGGCCTAATGGGAAACCCCATCTGTTCCCCGGAGTACTGGAAGCCCAGTACATTCGGAGGCACCGTGGGCTTCGAAATCGTCAACACCGCCTCCCTGCAGAGGTTGGTTTGCAATAACGTGCGGGGCCCCTGTCCTGTTGCGTCCTTTCTCGTGCCTGACGTAAAAGAGACGGGGTCCACGACCATCAACTCAAGTACATCCCACTCAGGCAGCGGAGATATTAACCCTACAGTCATTCTCAAAGAAAGGACTGAGTTCTAG